One part of the Salmo salar chromosome ssa10, Ssal_v3.1, whole genome shotgun sequence genome encodes these proteins:
- the LOC106561504 gene encoding tripartite motif-containing protein 16 isoform X2 produces MAQQGVLLDQYQFCCSVCLDLLKEPVVIPCGHNYCRICIEDCWDQDVLKGVYSCPQCRETFTPRPNLRKNNMLAELVEKLKKTGLQAAPPPALCYAGPGDVVCDFCTGTRKQKALMSCLACLASYCETHLQPHYESPALKKHKLVKATAQLQEKICSHHDKLLEVYCCTDQQCICLLCVMDEHKGHDTVSAAAERTEKQRQLGMSQQKVQQRFQEREKELKELQQAVESLKRSAQSAVEDSDKIFTELIRSIERRSSEVKELIRAQEKAQVSQAEGVLEQLKQEIAELRKRSTELEQLSHTEDHIHFLQSYQSLSSISVSSDLPSIVVRPLRYFGDVSKTVSELREKLEDFLKGEWTKISTTEPKTREQLLQYSCQLTLDPNTAHKHLSLSEGNRKVTRTDQVQPYPDHPDRFTNYCQVLCREGLSGRCYWEVEWSGRGVVTAVSYKDISRTGRGNICNIFGFNNKSWNLYYFNGGYCFKHNKVGTKVSGPQSSRVGVYLDHKAGTLSFYSASDTMTLLHRVQTTFTQTLYPGFYVYDGTAELVKL; encoded by the exons atggctcagcagggagttctgctggaccagtaccagttctgttgttctgtctgtctggatctactgaaggagccGGTGGTTATTCCCTGTGGACACAATTACTGTAGAATCTGTATTGAGgactgctgggatcaggatgttctgaaaggggtctatagctgtcctcagtgcagagagaccttcactccaaggcctaatctgaggaaaaataacatgttggctgagctggtggagaaactgaagaagacaggacttcaggcagctccccctcctgctctgtgctatgctggacctggagatgtggtgtgtgatttctgcactgggactagaaagcagaaagccctcatgtcctgtctggcgtgtctggcctcttactgtgagactcatctCCAACCTCACTATgaatctcctgctttgaagaagcacaagctggtcaaagccaccgcacaactacaggagaagatctgctctcatcatgacaaactgctggaggtttattGTTGTActgatcagcagtgtatctgtctgctttgtgtgatggatgaacataaaggccatgatacagtgtcagctgcagcagagaggactgagaaacag aggcagctggggatgagtcagcagaaggtccagcagagattccaggagagagagaaggagctgaaggagctccaacaggctgtggagtctctcaag cgctctgcacagtcagcagtggaggacagtgataagatctttactgagctgatccgctccattgagagaaggagctctgaggtgaaggagctgatcagagcccaagagaaggctcaagtgagtcaagctgaaggagtcctggagcaactgaagcaggagatagctgagctgaggaagagaagcactgagctggagcagctctcacacacagaggatcacatccatttcctccag agttatcagtctctctccagtatcagtgtatcttcagacttacccagcatcgttgtccgtcctcttcggtactttggagatgtgagtaagactgtgtctgaactgagagagaaactagaagacttccttaaaggagaatggaccaagatctccactacag agcccaagaccagagaacagttgttacaat attcctgtcagctcacactggacccaaacacagcacacaaacacctctctctgtctgaagggaacagaaaggtgacacgtacagaccaagtccaaccatatcctgaccatccagacagattcaccaactactgtcaggttctgtgtagagagggtctgtctggacgatgttactgggaggtggagtggagtgggaggggtgttgttacagcagtctcatataaagacatcagcagaacagggaGAGGTAATATATGTAATATATTTGGattcaataacaagtcctggaatTTATATTACTTTAATGGTGGTTATTGTTTCAAACACAATAAAGTTgggactaaagtatcaggccctcagtcctccagagtaggagtgtacctggatcacaaggcaggtactctgtccttctacagtgcctctgacacaatgaccctcctccacagagtccagaccacattcactcagaccctctatcctgggttttatGTCTATGatggtactgctgagctggttaaactgtag
- the LOC106561501 gene encoding tripartite motif-containing protein 16 — MAQQGVLLDQDQFCCSVCLDLLKEPVTTACGHNYCRICIEGCWDQDVLKGVYSCPQCRETFTSRPNLRKNNMLAELVEKLRKTGLQAAPPPALCYAGPGDVACDFCTGTRKRKALMSCLACLASYCETHLQSHYESPALKKHKLVKAIAQLQEKICSHHDKLLEVYCRTDQQCICYLCTMDEHGHDTVSAAAERTEKQRQVGMSQQKVQQRFQEKEKELKELQQAVESLKRSAQAAVEDSDQMFTELIRSIERRSSEVKELIRAQEKAQVSQAEELLEQLKQEIAELRKRSTELEQLSHTEDHIHFLQSYQSLSSISVSSDLPSIVVRPLQYFGDVSKTVSELREKLEDFLKGELTKISTTVNIVDVVLPPEPKTREQLLQYSCQLTLDPNTAHTHLSLSKGNRTVTCTGLVQPYPNHPDRFTNYWQVLCRERLSGRCYWEVKFCGELVYTAVSYKDISRTESDSLFGDNNKSWSLLYYRGDYCFRHNNVVTKVPGPQSSRVGVYLDHKAGTLSFYSVSDTLTLLHRVQTTFTQPLYPGFYVNGTAELVKL, encoded by the exons ATGGCTCagcagggagttctgctggaccaggaccagttctgttgttctgtctgtctggatctactgaaggagccAGTCACTACTGCCTGTGGACATAATTACTGTAGAATttgtattgagggctgctgggatcaggatgttctgaaaggggtctatagctgtccacagtgcagagagaccttcacttcaaggcctaatctgaggaaaaataacatgttggctgagctggtggagaaactgaggaagacaggactccaggctgctccccctcctgctctgtgctatgctgggcctggagatgtggcgtgtgatttctgcactgggaccagaaagcggaaagccctcatgtcctgtctggcgtgtctggcctcttactgtgagactcacctccaatctcactatgaatctcctgctttgaagaagcacaagctggtcaaagccatcgcacaactacaggagaagatctgctctcatcatgacaaactgctggaggtttactgtcgtaccgatcagcagtgtatctgttatctctgtacaatggatgaacatggccatgatacagtgtcagctgcagcagagaggactgagaaacag AGGCAggtggggatgagtcagcagaaggtccagcagagattccaggagaaagagaaggagctaaaggagctccaacaggctgtggagtctctcaag cgctctgcacaggcagcagtggaggacagtgatcagatgtttactgagctgatccgctccattgagagaaggagctctgaggtgaaggagctgatcagagcccaagagaaggctcaagtgagtcaagctgaagaactcctggagcaactgaagcaggagatagctgagctgaggaagagaagcactgagctggagcagctctcacacacagaggatcatatccatttcctccag agttatcagtctctctccagtatcagtgtatcatcagacttacccagcatcgttgtccgtcctcttcagtactttggagatgtgagtaagactgtgtctgaactgagagagaaactagaagacttccttaaaggagaattgACCAAGAtttccactac cgtgaatatagtggatgttgtactgcctccagagcccaagaccagagaacagttgttacaat attcctgtcagctcacactggacccaaacacagcacacacacacctctctctgtctaaaggGAACAGAACGGTGACCTGTACAGGCCTAGTCCAACCATATCCTAACCATCCTGACAGATTCACCAACTACTggcaggttctgtgtagagagcgtctgtctggacgctgttactgggaggtgaaGTTTTGTGGGGAGTTGGTttatacagcagtctcatataaagacatcagcagaacagagtcAGATAGTTTATTTGGagacaataacaagtcctggagtttactgTACTATAGAGGTGATTATTGTTTCAGACACAACAATGTTGTGACTAAAGTaccaggccctcagtcctccagagtaggagtgtacctggatcacaaggcaggtactctgtccttctacagtgtctctgacacattgaccctcctccacagagtccagacaacattcactcagcccctctatcctgggttttatGTCAatggtactgctgagctggttaaactgtag
- the LOC106561504 gene encoding tripartite motif-containing protein 16 isoform X1, whose product MAQQGVLLDQYQFCCSVCLDLLKEPVVIPCGHNYCRICIEDCWDQDVLKGVYSCPQCRETFTPRPNLRKNNMLAELVEKLKKTGLQAAPPPALCYAGPGDVVCDFCTGTRKQKALMSCLACLASYCETHLQPHYESPALKKHKLVKATAQLQEKICSHHDKLLEVYCCTDQQCICLLCVMDEHKGHDTVSAAAERTEKQRQLGMSQQKVQQRFQEREKELKELQQAVESLKRSAQSAVEDSDKIFTELIRSIERRSSEVKELIRAQEKAQVSQAEGVLEQLKQEIAELRKRSTELEQLSHTEDHIHFLQSYQSLSSISVSSDLPSIVVRPLRYFGDVSKTVSELREKLEDFLKGEWTKISTTVNIVDVVLPPEPKTREQLLQYSCQLTLDPNTAHKHLSLSEGNRKVTRTDQVQPYPDHPDRFTNYCQVLCREGLSGRCYWEVEWSGRGVVTAVSYKDISRTGRGNICNIFGFNNKSWNLYYFNGGYCFKHNKVGTKVSGPQSSRVGVYLDHKAGTLSFYSASDTMTLLHRVQTTFTQTLYPGFYVYDGTAELVKL is encoded by the exons atggctcagcagggagttctgctggaccagtaccagttctgttgttctgtctgtctggatctactgaaggagccGGTGGTTATTCCCTGTGGACACAATTACTGTAGAATCTGTATTGAGgactgctgggatcaggatgttctgaaaggggtctatagctgtcctcagtgcagagagaccttcactccaaggcctaatctgaggaaaaataacatgttggctgagctggtggagaaactgaagaagacaggacttcaggcagctccccctcctgctctgtgctatgctggacctggagatgtggtgtgtgatttctgcactgggactagaaagcagaaagccctcatgtcctgtctggcgtgtctggcctcttactgtgagactcatctCCAACCTCACTATgaatctcctgctttgaagaagcacaagctggtcaaagccaccgcacaactacaggagaagatctgctctcatcatgacaaactgctggaggtttattGTTGTActgatcagcagtgtatctgtctgctttgtgtgatggatgaacataaaggccatgatacagtgtcagctgcagcagagaggactgagaaacag aggcagctggggatgagtcagcagaaggtccagcagagattccaggagagagagaaggagctgaaggagctccaacaggctgtggagtctctcaag cgctctgcacagtcagcagtggaggacagtgataagatctttactgagctgatccgctccattgagagaaggagctctgaggtgaaggagctgatcagagcccaagagaaggctcaagtgagtcaagctgaaggagtcctggagcaactgaagcaggagatagctgagctgaggaagagaagcactgagctggagcagctctcacacacagaggatcacatccatttcctccag agttatcagtctctctccagtatcagtgtatcttcagacttacccagcatcgttgtccgtcctcttcggtactttggagatgtgagtaagactgtgtctgaactgagagagaaactagaagacttccttaaaggagaatggaccaagatctccactacag tgaatatagtggatgttgtactgcctccagagcccaagaccagagaacagttgttacaat attcctgtcagctcacactggacccaaacacagcacacaaacacctctctctgtctgaagggaacagaaaggtgacacgtacagaccaagtccaaccatatcctgaccatccagacagattcaccaactactgtcaggttctgtgtagagagggtctgtctggacgatgttactgggaggtggagtggagtgggaggggtgttgttacagcagtctcatataaagacatcagcagaacagggaGAGGTAATATATGTAATATATTTGGattcaataacaagtcctggaatTTATATTACTTTAATGGTGGTTATTGTTTCAAACACAATAAAGTTgggactaaagtatcaggccctcagtcctccagagtaggagtgtacctggatcacaaggcaggtactctgtccttctacagtgcctctgacacaatgaccctcctccacagagtccagaccacattcactcagaccctctatcctgggttttatGTCTATGatggtactgctgagctggttaaactgtag